A stretch of DNA from Shewanella sediminis HAW-EB3:
CGCTTTGGGGAATACGCGCTATCAACGTCACTCCTTTGCCGATTGCTGATTCCACCCTAAGCTCACCATTATAAAAACTCAGTCTTTCCTTCATATTTCTCAGGCCTATTCCCTCAAAGGGGGTCGATTTTTTCTCATAGCATTCATAGTTAAAGCCCTGGCCATCATCATGAACTTCCAGGGTCAGCCATCCCGGGGTGAGGGTCTGCGAAATAAGCACATTTTTTGCCCCCGAGTGACGTTCAATATTGGTCAGTGATTCCTGCACTATACGATAAAGTGCGCAACTGAGTTCGGTTGACAAAAGCTTGCGCACCGATAGTAGTTGCACCTTTACTTTGATACCGGTACGCAAGGAAAATTCACTGCCCAACTCTTTTAGTGCCGCCCCCAGCCCGTAGTCTGCGAGGATGCTAGGGTGTAGTTGGTGCGAGATATTACGGATATCGAGCATGATCTGCCGCGTCATAGTGATTGCCTTCTCCAGCTCCGGCCCGGAGTCTCCGCCGTATTCTTTTTTCAACTGTGCTGTTTCCATAGCAAAAAGGGCCGCGGCAATAGTTTGGCTAACTCCATCGTGCAGCTCTCTGGAAACCCGCTTACATTCCTCTTCCTGAGTCTGATAAATTCGTTCGTTGAGTGTTCTTAGTTTAGCATTTGCCAGCCGTTTCTCACCCACACGCATAAAGATGCCGCCGATAAATACGGCGCTGACCGCTAAGGTACCGATCACCAGAGTCATGATGGAGGTGTTGCGGATATGATGACTCATAGAGGTGCTTAACAGTGCCGCCTCCTCATCGATATCATCAATATAGACGCCGGTACCAAACATCCACTCCCACTGCCCCAATACCTCGGCGTAGGCAAGTTTTTGTCCCAGTTGACCGTCATTGGAGGGCTGGTTAAACAGGTAGGTGAGGTAACCACCGCCTTTTCTCGCTCCTGAGATTAACTCCTGGATAAAGGGGACCCCGTTGTCATCGGTTAGGTCCAGCCAGTTTTTGCCGACCCGCCACTCCTGATCGGGTAAGACCAGGCTTTTACCATTCAGATCGTAGGCGAAGAAGTAACCGTTTTTACCGAAGCGCATATCGGACAGCATAGACTTAACATCTTGCTGGGTTTGTTGAGGCGCTTGGCTGTCATTGTTCTGATTTTGCTTGAAATGCTGGATAGCCACGTTGGCGATCGCCAGATAATTTTTAAGCTCCTCTTTGCGGTGATCAATAATACTCTGCCGATAAACGTCGACCACCTGCTGGGAGAGCTCCCGGTACTGCATTTGAGTCACAAACAGCACCAGTATCAGAGATAGAATGAGTGGAAGTACGGTGATTAGCTGTAACTTATGGTTAATATTCATCGCTGATTACTGCTCCTCTATTCTCTATATTAGGACCTTTGCAAAACTGGGAGGTTATATTAACAGTTAATCAACCACCGAGTAGCAACAAATACCCATATATAGGGGGATTAAATCAAAGACAGGGTAAATAACTCAACTTGGCCACGGCACCTTAATCAGGCGCTCACAGTCATAAATATTTAAAATATGTAGTCGGACTCATCAAAAATCACTAAAAAGGAGAGGGTAATCAAAAAATGTGGAAGATAGTCTGGCTCTGGTCCCACTTTTTGCCCATATGGGATGATGTTAATTTTTCGCTTCTGGGTAATTTTGTGAACTCTCGACCGCAATTCGACACTCATAAATAACACACTTCACGGTTAATCGTTACAAAGTTGATCTGAATCATATTGCCGACCCTCTAGGGTTACGCTCTGCAACTTGCTATTCACACCTTAGTTGTTTCTTTTCAAGTTATTGTATTGTAGGGGTAAAACTCTAGTTGCTCGGTGCGCTTTCCTCAAAAGCGCAAGCCTGAACTTGGGGGGAACGGTACTTCTACGTGTAAACCCTTAGTGGCCTTAGGTGCAAACACGGATAAAAAATGCCCTCGCGAAGCCATATGATTAGCCTCAGATAAACAAGTAAGTTTGCCGGGCATCTGATCTTAGGTCACCGCTCAAGGCAAACGACAATAAAAAACGAGTCAACAAATCCGTTAGTGTCTGGAAATAACGCTAAGTAACAAAACAGGATAATAAGAGGCAAGCATGACCTTAATTCAACTACTCGCAAGTTTAACGCCGGTGATCAGCGTAATGCTATTTTTAGTATTGCTGAAGATGCCCGCATCACGGGCGATGCCCATCTCTGCAATTTTAACCGGCCTGGCGGCCGTGTTTGTCTGGCAGATGGATACGACCTTTTTGGCGGCATCCGTCGTCGAAGGATTACTTGCCGCACTGACACCATTGAGTATCATCTTCGGTGCCGTGTTCTTGCTTAATACCCTTAAGTATTCAGGCGCGATGGATACCATTCGCGCAGGTTTTACTAATATCAGTGCCGATGCCCGCGTTCAGGTCATCATTATCTGTTGGTTGTTTGGCTCATTTATCGAAGGTAGTGCCGGCTTTGGTACACCGGCTGCTATCGGCGCTCCTCTGCTGGTACTGCTGGGTATTCCTCCCATTGCCGCAGCGGTTGTTGCCCTGATTGCCGACTCAGCCTCTGTATCATTCGGTGCCATCGGTCTGCCTGTACTCTTTGGTATGGAGCAGGGACTGACTTCTGGTGGAGTTAACATGGCCGCCGAACAGATTGCTCAGCATGGTGGCAACTTTGCCGATTATGCTCAGTTCATCGCTATGCATATGATCACCATTGATATGGTGACCGGCACGCTTATCCCGCTGGTCATGGTGTCCTTACTGACCGGCTTCTTCGGTCGTAACAAGTCATTCGCCGAAGGCTTTGCCATCTGGAAGTTTGCCCTGTTTGCGGGTCTGGCATTTACCGTACCGGCCTGGATCATCAACTTCGTTGCCGGCCCCGAGTTCCCATCGGTTATCGGTGCATTGGTTGGTATGGCTATCGTTATCCCGGTTGCCAAGAAAGGCTACCTGTTACCTGAGACTCCCTGGAACGATTTTGCCGAAGCACCATCCTATAGAGCTGGCAAGGTTGAAGGTAAAACACAGTTCTCTCAGCTTGCCGCCTGGACTCCCTATATCATCATGGCGGCCTTGTTGGTGCTATCTCGTGTTATTGGCCCGCTAAAATCATGGTTGCTGAGTTTCAACGTCAAGTGGACCGGCCTGCTGGGTACCGAGTTGGGTGCCGGATTCAAGACCCTGTATGCACCAGGCGCCTTCTTCGTCGTCGTGTGTATCTTGGGTTTCTTCCTGTTCAGAATGAATAAGAAAGCCATTAAAGAGTCTGTTACGGTATCGTGCCGCTCTATGGTTCCAACCATCATTTCGCTGGGCGCTTCTGTGCCTATGGTTAAGATCTTCCTGAACTCGGGCACCAACGGTTCCGGGCTGGCTTCTATGCCAGTCGCCCTAGCCGATACCCTGGCTGGCAGTATGGGCGCGGTATGGTCCTGGGTTGCACCTGTCGTCGGTATCTTCGGTGCCTTCCTGTCAGGCAGTGCCACCTTCTCCAACATGATGTTCTCCGGCCTGCAGTATAGCGTCGCCGACAGCATTGGCATGAACCAAGCTATGGTACTGGCACTACAGGGAATTGGCGCTAACGCCGGTAACATGATGTGTGTGATGAACGTCGTTGCCGCCGCTACCGTAGTAGGTATGGCGGGAAGAGAATCAGAAATTATCCGTAAGACTATGCCGGTAGCCCTGGCCTACGCCATGATTGCGGGCACCATAGCCTTCCTCTGGGGTGGTTTCTAAAAAGTAATACTCAATCAGTCAGAGCCACACTCCGGCTTTGACTGCTCTTAATCATAGCGAATAAAGAGATGTGTCAAATGTCGATAAATTATAAAGCAGTAGTCAGTGATCTACGTAAGCAACTGGGTGACAAACCTGTGACGGATGAGTATGTTCGTCGCTTCGCCTGGTCAACCGACGCCAGTTACTTCAGAATTGTTCCAGAAGTCGTTGTTCATGCCGAGAACATGGATGAAGTTAAGCGTACTCTAGCCGTTGCCCGTGAGCATAATGCACCTGTGACTTTCCGCGCGGCAGGCACCAGCCTGGCCGGTCAGGCCATTGGTGAAGGTATTTTGCTTATTCTGGGCCATGATGGTTTCAGAAAGATTGAAGTCAGCGACGATGCCAGGCAGATCACCCTTGGCTCTGCCGTCATAGGCTCCGATGCAAACGCTGTGTTAGCGCCGCTAAACCGTAAAATTGGTCCGGATCCGGCGACGATTGCCTCGGCCATGGTTGGTGGAATTGTGGCCAACAATGCCTCGGGCATGTGCTGTGGTACCGCGCAAAACAGTTACCAGACCATAGCGTCGGCCAAGTTGCTGTTCGCCGATGGCACCGAGCTTGATACGGGTTGTAAAAAATCTAAGGTCGCATTCGCCAAGTCCCATCCG
This window harbors:
- a CDS encoding cache domain-containing protein — encoded protein: MNINHKLQLITVLPLILSLILVLFVTQMQYRELSQQVVDVYRQSIIDHRKEELKNYLAIANVAIQHFKQNQNNDSQAPQQTQQDVKSMLSDMRFGKNGYFFAYDLNGKSLVLPDQEWRVGKNWLDLTDDNGVPFIQELISGARKGGGYLTYLFNQPSNDGQLGQKLAYAEVLGQWEWMFGTGVYIDDIDEEAALLSTSMSHHIRNTSIMTLVIGTLAVSAVFIGGIFMRVGEKRLANAKLRTLNERIYQTQEEECKRVSRELHDGVSQTIAAALFAMETAQLKKEYGGDSGPELEKAITMTRQIMLDIRNISHQLHPSILADYGLGAALKELGSEFSLRTGIKVKVQLLSVRKLLSTELSCALYRIVQESLTNIERHSGAKNVLISQTLTPGWLTLEVHDDGQGFNYECYEKKSTPFEGIGLRNMKERLSFYNGELRVESAIGKGVTLIARIPQSELRYQADSTTEVAL
- a CDS encoding L-lactate permease, giving the protein MTLIQLLASLTPVISVMLFLVLLKMPASRAMPISAILTGLAAVFVWQMDTTFLAASVVEGLLAALTPLSIIFGAVFLLNTLKYSGAMDTIRAGFTNISADARVQVIIICWLFGSFIEGSAGFGTPAAIGAPLLVLLGIPPIAAAVVALIADSASVSFGAIGLPVLFGMEQGLTSGGVNMAAEQIAQHGGNFADYAQFIAMHMITIDMVTGTLIPLVMVSLLTGFFGRNKSFAEGFAIWKFALFAGLAFTVPAWIINFVAGPEFPSVIGALVGMAIVIPVAKKGYLLPETPWNDFAEAPSYRAGKVEGKTQFSQLAAWTPYIIMAALLVLSRVIGPLKSWLLSFNVKWTGLLGTELGAGFKTLYAPGAFFVVVCILGFFLFRMNKKAIKESVTVSCRSMVPTIISLGASVPMVKIFLNSGTNGSGLASMPVALADTLAGSMGAVWSWVAPVVGIFGAFLSGSATFSNMMFSGLQYSVADSIGMNQAMVLALQGIGANAGNMMCVMNVVAAATVVGMAGRESEIIRKTMPVALAYAMIAGTIAFLWGGF